A genome region from Thermomicrobiales bacterium includes the following:
- a CDS encoding DUF3224 domain-containing protein, with protein sequence MLERASGQFIVDGQVEDILGGISGAPRIARISQSCRFTGQLEGESMAEFTAVLPREGDGRFHGFQRVYGRLGEREGAFVLSVTGTYTNGQPRGEWTIVPRSGSGDFAHIRGSGTFSLPDGKPGRYRLEFDLRKPRAATKTATADVEAPEPVAESEMREAATESRKRKPGTRAATSADETSTTASPRRTRPRTAAPPAAPVENVVDPPKPRRTRKAAPPPIPAPIAASADPAPEKTSSRPSRRKQLPPPAPVAIPVPEPTPVRKRRAKAA encoded by the coding sequence ATGCTCGAACGCGCCAGCGGCCAATTCATCGTCGACGGTCAGGTGGAAGACATCCTGGGCGGCATCAGTGGAGCGCCACGCATCGCCCGCATCAGCCAGAGTTGCCGGTTCACCGGCCAACTGGAAGGCGAAAGCATGGCGGAGTTCACCGCGGTGCTCCCGCGCGAGGGAGACGGCCGCTTCCACGGCTTCCAACGGGTCTATGGCCGATTGGGCGAGCGGGAAGGCGCCTTCGTCCTCAGCGTGACCGGCACGTACACCAACGGGCAACCGCGTGGCGAATGGACCATCGTGCCAAGATCGGGATCGGGCGACTTTGCGCATATCCGCGGCAGCGGCACGTTTTCTCTGCCAGATGGCAAGCCAGGTCGGTATCGACTCGAATTCGATCTGCGCAAGCCGCGTGCCGCAACGAAGACAGCCACAGCGGACGTCGAGGCGCCGGAGCCGGTTGCCGAGTCTGAAATGCGGGAAGCCGCGACGGAGAGCCGGAAACGGAAACCGGGCACGAGAGCAGCAACATCGGCAGACGAGACAAGTACCACGGCTTCGCCGAGGCGAACCCGGCCGCGCACGGCAGCACCACCAGCCGCCCCGGTCGAGAACGTCGTCGATCCCCCGAAACCCAGGCGAACGCGGAAAGCGGCTCCGCCACCCATTCCGGCTCCCATTGCTGCCTCAGCCGATCCAGCCCCGGAGAAAACATCCTCGAGGCCATCGCGACGCAAGCAGCTCCCGCCGCCGGCCCCGGTTGCCATCCCGGTCCCTGAACCGACACCGGTTCGCAAACGGCGCGCCAAGGCCGCCTGA
- a CDS encoding GlsB/YeaQ/YmgE family stress response membrane protein, protein MGLISWVIFGALVGWLGSKLAGTDSQQGWIANIILGIIGAVLGGIVWGWIDDEKFVIDWSIGSLILGVIGAFVVSWGYAYLMGRKA, encoded by the coding sequence ATGGGGTTGATTTCCTGGGTTATCTTCGGCGCCCTGGTCGGTTGGCTTGGCAGCAAGCTTGCCGGCACAGATAGCCAGCAAGGATGGATTGCCAACATCATCCTTGGCATCATCGGCGCGGTCTTGGGCGGCATTGTCTGGGGCTGGATCGATGATGAGAAGTTCGTTATCGACTGGTCGATCGGCAGCCTGATCCTTGGCGTCATCGGCGCGTTCGTGGTTTCGTGGGGGTATGCATACCTCATGGGCCGCAAGGCATAA